In Pungitius pungitius chromosome 2, fPunPun2.1, whole genome shotgun sequence, a single window of DNA contains:
- the LOC119210602 gene encoding protocadherin alpha-C2-like isoform X1 yields the protein MAHLIGRLFGRRYVSAFLFLSATMYTASSVTHYSVPEEMEEGSIVANLATDLGLDVKTLKGRKMRVDGVGRKKYLDINQDTGELLISERIDREVLCPSKTTTYCFLKIEATIENPIRMFNIEVEITDINDNAPHFRRGTMHLDISESSPVGERFSLNNAADPDVGTNSVKDYYLSASEHFALEIQTGRDGSKFADLILIRALDREKQAIHNLILTAVDGGVPTRTGTASILVRVLDVNDNAPSFDKDEYILDVMENSPIGSLVVKLNATDLDESSNSAIVYSYSLYTSERTQQVFNLNPENGEIRVKEMINYEDFKHYEMEIIASDMGPNSLSGQCKLSIQVTDMNDNHPEISIKSFQSPIKENMALDTVIAVVSVSDKDSGDNGVVDLHIPDNMPFTLRESSDNYYELVVSEPLDREKVPEYDITFTVTDRGSPPLSDNETMTLELLDVNDNVPQFPQSFYTIRVMENNAPGALLSSLTAFDPDLHENQYLVYFILEKEIANTSMSMLFSINPENGNLYALKTFDYEIENEFLFHIEARDSGSPPLSSNVTVHIIIVDQNDNAPVIVSPWRAQGSVVEETIPRSTDKGSLVAKVIALDTDSVHNSRITYQFLQVTDATLFSLDQYNGEIRTMRMFSYRDPRHQRLVVVAKDNGEPALSATVTIKLSTLETAVNKAYSDMTEVPLEYDIFSDLNLYLVIGLGSVSFLLLITILVTIVLKCQKPKPSKAAPPCRNSVLSERNSTIADSTLVSNDAYWYSMFLAETRKGKMVVRQPVPKGSRYIVSSIPRGTGLTDTSDSAASTLQASSSSGSSST from the exons ATGGCGCATCTTATCGGACGTTTATTCGGGAGACGGTACGTTTCCgcatttctcttcctctccgccACGATGTACACGGCGTCATCCGTGACCCATTACTCTGTTCCCGAAGAAATGGAGGAAGGCTCTATCGTTGCTAATTTAGCAACGGATTTGGGATTAGACGTAAAGACgctgaagggaagaaaaatgcGCGTCGACGGCGTGGGCAGAAAAAAATATCTTGACATCAACCAAGACACGGGCGAGCTGTTAATCTCTGAAAGGATAGACAGGGAAGTTTTGTGCCCGTCAAAAACAACGACATACTGCTTCCTTAAAATAGAGGCTACGATTGAAAACCCGATACGAATGTTTAATATCGAGGTGGAAATCACCGATATTAACGACAACGCTCCTCATTTTCGGAGAGGAACGATGCACTTGGATATTTCTGAATCGAGCCCCGTTGGAGAGAGATTCTCACTGAATAACGCTGCGGACCCAGATGTTGGAACTAATTCTGTGAAAGATTACTATCTGAGCGCGAGTGAACATTTTGCACTCGAGATTCAGACCGGAAGAGATGGCTCAAAGTTTGCTGATTTAATACTAATAAGGGCTTTAGATCGAGAGAAGCAGGCTATTCATAATCTAATTCTCACTGCTGTGGACGGTGGAGTGCCCACGCGCACAGGTACAGCCAGCATTCTTGTGCGCGTGCTTGATGTGAACGACAACGCCCCTTCATTTGACAAAGATGAATATATTCTAGATGTGATGGAAAACTCCCCCATCGGCAGTCTAGTAGTGAAGCTTAACGCCACTGATTTAGATGAAAGTTCAAATTCTGCCATTGTTTATTCATATAGTTTATATACGTCAGAGAGAACTCAGCAGGTGTTTAACTTGAATCCAGAGAATGGTGAAATTAGGGTGAAAGAGATGATAAATTATGAAGATTTCAAGCATTATGAAATGGAGATAATTGCCAGCGATATGGGGCCTAACTCATTATCTGGACAGTGTAAACTGTCAATTCAGGTGACAGATATGAATGACAACCATCCAGAAATATCTATTAAATCCTTTCAGAgtccaataaaagaaaacatggcATTAGACACAGTGATCGCTGTAGTCAGTGTAAGTGATAAAGACTCAGGTGATAATGGAGTTGTTGATCTTCATATTCCAGATAATATGCCTTTCACACTGAGGGAGTCCTCTGATAACTATTATGAGTTAGTAGTGTCAGAGCCTTTAGACCGGGAGAAGGTTCCAGAATATGACATCACTTTCACTGTGACAGACAGAGGTTCTCCTCCTTTATCTGACAATGAAACTATGACGTTAGAACTGCTGGATGTTAATGACAATGTTCCACAGTTCCCTCAGTCGTTTTATACAATACGCGTAATGGAGAATAACGCACCTGGAGCCTTGCTCAGTTCCCTCACTGCGTTTGACCCTGACCTCCATGAAAACCAGTATCTAGTCTATTTCATCCTGGAGAAGGAGATAGCCAACACCTCCATGTCCATGCTGTTCTCCATCAATCCAGAGAACGGTAATCTTTACGCACTAAAAACCTTTGACTATGAGATCGAGAATGAGTTTCTTTTCCACATCGAGGCCAGAGACTCTGGctctcctccgctcagcagcaacgtgacgGTCCACATCATTATAGTGGACCAGAACGACAACGCTCCGGTCATTGTCTCTCCGTGGCGCGCGCAGGGCTCAGTGGTGGAGGAAACGATCCCCAGATCCACCGACAAAGGCTCTCTGGTTGCCAAGGTGATAGCTTTAGACACCGACTCGGTGCACAACTCTCGGATTACCTACCAGTTTCTGCAAGTGACCGACGCCACCTTGTTCAGTCTGGATCAATACAACGGGGAGATCCGGACTATGAGGATGTTCAGTTACAGAGACCCGCGTCACCAGCGCCTGGTTGTTGTTGCCAAGGACAACGGGGAGCCCGCCCTCTCTGCTACAGTCACCATCAAGCTGTCCACATTGGAGACCGCCGTTAATAAGGCCTACTCTGACATGACTGAGGTGCCTCTGGAATACGACATCTTCTCAGACCTGAACCTGTACTTGGTCATTGGTCTGGGCTCGGTGTCGTTTCTCCTGCTGATCACCATACTGGTCACCATTGTGCTCAAGTGTCAGAAACCCAAACCCAGCAAAGCGGCTCCTCCGTGCAGGAACAGTGTGCTCAGTGAGAGGAACTCCACCATCGCAGACTCCACTCTGGTCTCCAACGATGCGTACTGGTACAGTATGTTTCTAGCAGAGACCAGGAAAGGAAAGATGGTGGTTAGACAGCCTGTGCCGAAGGGCTCCAGATACATCGTGTCCAGTATACCACGAGGCACAGGACTGACAGACACTAGTGACTCAGCAGCTTCCACTCTGCAG GcatccagcagcagcggcagcagttCCACATAA
- the LOC119210602 gene encoding protocadherin alpha-C2-like isoform X2, which translates to MAHLIGRLFGRRYVSAFLFLSATMYTASSVTHYSVPEEMEEGSIVANLATDLGLDVKTLKGRKMRVDGVGRKKYLDINQDTGELLISERIDREVLCPSKTTTYCFLKIEATIENPIRMFNIEVEITDINDNAPHFRRGTMHLDISESSPVGERFSLNNAADPDVGTNSVKDYYLSASEHFALEIQTGRDGSKFADLILIRALDREKQAIHNLILTAVDGGVPTRTGTASILVRVLDVNDNAPSFDKDEYILDVMENSPIGSLVVKLNATDLDESSNSAIVYSYSLYTSERTQQVFNLNPENGEIRVKEMINYEDFKHYEMEIIASDMGPNSLSGQCKLSIQVTDMNDNHPEISIKSFQSPIKENMALDTVIAVVSVSDKDSGDNGVVDLHIPDNMPFTLRESSDNYYELVVSEPLDREKVPEYDITFTVTDRGSPPLSDNETMTLELLDVNDNVPQFPQSFYTIRVMENNAPGALLSSLTAFDPDLHENQYLVYFILEKEIANTSMSMLFSINPENGNLYALKTFDYEIENEFLFHIEARDSGSPPLSSNVTVHIIIVDQNDNAPVIVSPWRAQGSVVEETIPRSTDKGSLVAKVIALDTDSVHNSRITYQFLQVTDATLFSLDQYNGEIRTMRMFSYRDPRHQRLVVVAKDNGEPALSATVTIKLSTLETAVNKAYSDMTEVPLEYDIFSDLNLYLVIGLGSVSFLLLITILVTIVLKCQKPKPSKAAPPCRNSVLSERNSTIADSTLVSNDAYWYSMFLAETRKGKMVVRQPVPKGSRYIVSSIPRGTGLTDTSDSAASTLQYPK; encoded by the exons ATGGCGCATCTTATCGGACGTTTATTCGGGAGACGGTACGTTTCCgcatttctcttcctctccgccACGATGTACACGGCGTCATCCGTGACCCATTACTCTGTTCCCGAAGAAATGGAGGAAGGCTCTATCGTTGCTAATTTAGCAACGGATTTGGGATTAGACGTAAAGACgctgaagggaagaaaaatgcGCGTCGACGGCGTGGGCAGAAAAAAATATCTTGACATCAACCAAGACACGGGCGAGCTGTTAATCTCTGAAAGGATAGACAGGGAAGTTTTGTGCCCGTCAAAAACAACGACATACTGCTTCCTTAAAATAGAGGCTACGATTGAAAACCCGATACGAATGTTTAATATCGAGGTGGAAATCACCGATATTAACGACAACGCTCCTCATTTTCGGAGAGGAACGATGCACTTGGATATTTCTGAATCGAGCCCCGTTGGAGAGAGATTCTCACTGAATAACGCTGCGGACCCAGATGTTGGAACTAATTCTGTGAAAGATTACTATCTGAGCGCGAGTGAACATTTTGCACTCGAGATTCAGACCGGAAGAGATGGCTCAAAGTTTGCTGATTTAATACTAATAAGGGCTTTAGATCGAGAGAAGCAGGCTATTCATAATCTAATTCTCACTGCTGTGGACGGTGGAGTGCCCACGCGCACAGGTACAGCCAGCATTCTTGTGCGCGTGCTTGATGTGAACGACAACGCCCCTTCATTTGACAAAGATGAATATATTCTAGATGTGATGGAAAACTCCCCCATCGGCAGTCTAGTAGTGAAGCTTAACGCCACTGATTTAGATGAAAGTTCAAATTCTGCCATTGTTTATTCATATAGTTTATATACGTCAGAGAGAACTCAGCAGGTGTTTAACTTGAATCCAGAGAATGGTGAAATTAGGGTGAAAGAGATGATAAATTATGAAGATTTCAAGCATTATGAAATGGAGATAATTGCCAGCGATATGGGGCCTAACTCATTATCTGGACAGTGTAAACTGTCAATTCAGGTGACAGATATGAATGACAACCATCCAGAAATATCTATTAAATCCTTTCAGAgtccaataaaagaaaacatggcATTAGACACAGTGATCGCTGTAGTCAGTGTAAGTGATAAAGACTCAGGTGATAATGGAGTTGTTGATCTTCATATTCCAGATAATATGCCTTTCACACTGAGGGAGTCCTCTGATAACTATTATGAGTTAGTAGTGTCAGAGCCTTTAGACCGGGAGAAGGTTCCAGAATATGACATCACTTTCACTGTGACAGACAGAGGTTCTCCTCCTTTATCTGACAATGAAACTATGACGTTAGAACTGCTGGATGTTAATGACAATGTTCCACAGTTCCCTCAGTCGTTTTATACAATACGCGTAATGGAGAATAACGCACCTGGAGCCTTGCTCAGTTCCCTCACTGCGTTTGACCCTGACCTCCATGAAAACCAGTATCTAGTCTATTTCATCCTGGAGAAGGAGATAGCCAACACCTCCATGTCCATGCTGTTCTCCATCAATCCAGAGAACGGTAATCTTTACGCACTAAAAACCTTTGACTATGAGATCGAGAATGAGTTTCTTTTCCACATCGAGGCCAGAGACTCTGGctctcctccgctcagcagcaacgtgacgGTCCACATCATTATAGTGGACCAGAACGACAACGCTCCGGTCATTGTCTCTCCGTGGCGCGCGCAGGGCTCAGTGGTGGAGGAAACGATCCCCAGATCCACCGACAAAGGCTCTCTGGTTGCCAAGGTGATAGCTTTAGACACCGACTCGGTGCACAACTCTCGGATTACCTACCAGTTTCTGCAAGTGACCGACGCCACCTTGTTCAGTCTGGATCAATACAACGGGGAGATCCGGACTATGAGGATGTTCAGTTACAGAGACCCGCGTCACCAGCGCCTGGTTGTTGTTGCCAAGGACAACGGGGAGCCCGCCCTCTCTGCTACAGTCACCATCAAGCTGTCCACATTGGAGACCGCCGTTAATAAGGCCTACTCTGACATGACTGAGGTGCCTCTGGAATACGACATCTTCTCAGACCTGAACCTGTACTTGGTCATTGGTCTGGGCTCGGTGTCGTTTCTCCTGCTGATCACCATACTGGTCACCATTGTGCTCAAGTGTCAGAAACCCAAACCCAGCAAAGCGGCTCCTCCGTGCAGGAACAGTGTGCTCAGTGAGAGGAACTCCACCATCGCAGACTCCACTCTGGTCTCCAACGATGCGTACTGGTACAGTATGTTTCTAGCAGAGACCAGGAAAGGAAAGATGGTGGTTAGACAGCCTGTGCCGAAGGGCTCCAGATACATCGTGTCCAGTATACCACGAGGCACAGGACTGACAGACACTAGTGACTCAGCAGCTTCCACTCTGCAG TACCCTAAATGA